A DNA window from Elephas maximus indicus isolate mEleMax1 chromosome 17, mEleMax1 primary haplotype, whole genome shotgun sequence contains the following coding sequences:
- the LOC126061114 gene encoding olfactory receptor 151-like, which produces MAKQNHSTVTEFVLQGLTDKPELQLPLFLLFLGTYGVTVVGNVGMILLITFSSKLQSPMYFFLSNLSSVDLFYSSVVTPKLMGNFVSGQSIISYPGCMTQLFFFCVFAIAESYMLTTMAYDRYVAICSPLLYNVTMSQKVCNVLVTGVYIIASSGAMAHTIVMTRLSFCEDNIIHHYFCDIIPLLKLSCSRAYINELLVILVGGFNVLATTVPIIISYAFILSNILRIPSAEGRSKTFGTCGSHLTAVGVFYGSVIFTYFKPASNNMAQQKVASVFYTTVIPMLNPLIYSLRNKDVKNVLSKVMVMKYGPCHVK; this is translated from the coding sequence ATGGCCAAGCAAAACCATTCCACAGTGACTGAATTTGtcctccagggattgacagaCAAACCAGAACTGCAGCTGCCCCTCTTCCTCCTGTTCCTAGGGACCTATGGGGTCACGGTAGTGGGAAACGTAGGCATGAtcctcctcatcactttcagTTCCAAGCTCCAatctcccatgtacttttttctcagtaATTTGTCATCCGTTGATCTTTTTTACTCCTCAGTTGTTACCCCCAAACTCATGGGAAACTTCGTATCAGGACAAAGCATCATTTCTTACCCTGGATGTATGactcagctttttttcttttgtgtttttgctaTTGCTGAGAGCTACATGCTGACTACCATGGCTTATGATAGATATGTAGCTATATGTAGCCCACTGCTTTACAATGTCACCATGTCCCAAAAGGTTTGCAATGTACTGGTGACTGGGGTCTATATCATAGCATCTTCAGGAGCTATGGCCCACACTATTGTCATGACCAGGCTCTCCTTCTGTGAGGACAATATCATCCACCATTATTTCTGTGACATAATTCCCCTCCTAAAGCTCTCATGCTCCAGAGCTTACATCAATGAACTTCTGGTGATACTTGTAGGTGGATTCAATGTGTTAGCAACAACTGTGCCCATCATCATCTCTTATGCCTTTATACTATCCAACATCCTTCGAATACCTTCAGCTGAGGGCAGGTCCAAAACCTTTGGTACCTGTGGCTCTCATCTTACAGCTGTTGGGGTTTTTTATGGATCTGTGATATTCACGTATTTTAAGCCAGCATCCAACAACATGGCCCAACAGAAGGTGGCCTCTGTGTTCTACACCACAGTAATTCCTATGCTGAATCCTTTGATCTATAGCCTTAGGAATAAGGATGTAAAAAATGTGCTGAGCAAAGTCATGGTTATGAAGTATGGACCATGCCACGTTAAGTAG